ATGTATCATATTTGATTAAAGAATCAGTGTTCATAAATGATACATTGGCAATGGCAGCACAAGCCATCAAAAATATCTGATCATTAATGGCTGTTTTCAATATATCCGTCAAACCATTTACCAATTCGTTTATCAATGATTTACTATTCAAACTTCCCATCTCATccatattgattattttatccttattattatcaataaaaactGTGGTAACTTGAACAAGAAATCCAACGATTTCTCTTTGAACCATTTCTTCAGTTTCActtaaaatcattgaaatcaaacatttattGCCAATAAATTCACGTAAAATTTGTCGTACAGCATCACGATTAGCCGATAAATAGGTTAGAACACGTAATGCGGCTGCTTTAATCTGATATGATTCACTCAAAGAAACGTTACAATAATTTTGTACAATATCCAGAagataattgataattttttgattttcaataaacAATCGACACATGTATGGATCCTTTTGGGTTAGTTGCCATAATGCCAACAGTGACCATTTTAAACAAAGACGACtagtttttttattcaatgatgatacaagaatctagaagaaaaataaatgaatcgaattatTAAACTgagataaaattaaattttcactATTTAAACTTAccaatgattcttttttaatAGTCACATCGACCAATTCACCGAAACTTTCTTTCAATTTACGAACATTAGCTTCAATTTGTGCATTATTaacattttgtttccataaaaaatttttcataaatctTATTGTTTGTTCACAAATAACAATTACATCGATGGATAATTGTTTGTTGGCCACATAATCACATCCTTTACGTttacaaatttcaattaatgatTGTATTTTTCGAAATGTatcatgaaatttttcctCAAGATAACAAAGACCATCACAATAAACGGGTAATGAATCGATCAGTGAATctaattcatcaataataatggtcgaATTATGACGTATCTGTTGGATGGAAACCTGTGCATTTCGAATGGATAATGCTTCAAATGATTCTGGTGTTGTGGCCACCGATTTTGC
This is a stretch of genomic DNA from Dermatophagoides farinae isolate YC_2012a chromosome 6, ASM2471394v1, whole genome shotgun sequence. It encodes these proteins:
- the LOC124494015 gene encoding protein inscuteable homolog; this encodes MVIYEKLSPIMAMSQRYFSGFNTNRSQKRFGICASPGFEFACFESPVQVWLNELQSLTEVESLSALQAKSVATTPESFEALSIRNAQVSIQQIRHNSTIIIDELDSLIDSLPVYCDGLCYLEEKFHDTFRKIQSLIEICKRKGCDYVANKQLSIDVIVICEQTIRFMKNFLWKQNVNNAQIEANVRKLKESFGELVDVTIKKESLILVSSLNKKTSRLCLKWSLLALWQLTQKDPYMCRLFIENQKIINYLLDIVQNYCNVSLSESYQIKAAALRVLTYLSANRDAVRQILREFIGNKCLISMILSETEEMVQREIVGFLVQVTTVFIDNNKDKIINMDEMGSLNSKSLINELVNGLTDILKTAINDQIFLMACAAIANVSFMNTDSLIKYDTLTIVLNSARQRFESSDQPLLKDQIITLLANMSQKHQLLVVSSGGLIFLIQTLLTVNAIDGMERTKMLSVERIQQKIAVALARLGTHKSTAKIIYKLNGVSRLIQLCKEPKERNYSDTVLLASIAALKRIAQSIGRLAFKELNACDLIDSKLQDTFIQYSIKNESLV